One window of the Lytechinus variegatus isolate NC3 chromosome 3, Lvar_3.0, whole genome shotgun sequence genome contains the following:
- the LOC121410219 gene encoding complex I assembly factor TIMMDC1, mitochondrial-like — protein MKWKWNGYDLDLSSYTASYSIKRCTFSSGFAAVHAPTPNTNLSLRLDSTCGWKRLRHLLVRTRQLQHHTKEDHLFDMDNTKSEDIIAGIKKNPTSQTDTSCQTADNGKEYYILQDSLQESRHLCSIPSRQTLLGKLEHYLHKAAISRIALLPTVHASSLQSTDSTKDGAIHDDIPRQDAASSVPITKEDNDAASGWLRLKEAYFVNKDDGLSRELYEMVMMFVLGGMLGFVYGGFPASRFARQRYIHNSQASVYHSRLEATGSSYNAASRGMIRYGFRWGWRTAILAGCYHGISTSLAVYRDRQDMICYTVAGVSTGVLYRINLGLRGMVGGAFVGGLLGIPCGALLLGFQHVMGETFIEKHRRIRAEQQAEKLQERTLRMSITPRMMEIMEESIQKSEQLLQEKKQVELTSTSSPST, from the exons atgaaatggaaatggaatgGATATGATCTAGATCTATCATCATACACTGCAAGCTACAGTATAAAACGATGCACATTTTCTTCTGGCTTCGCTGCTGTTCATGCTCCAACTCCAAACACGAACTTAAGTCTCAGATTGGACTCCACTTGTGGTTGGAAAAG GTTAAGGCATCTCCTGGTTCGTACCAGGCAACTACAGCATCATACTAAAGAAGATCATCTTTTTGATATGGATAACACAAAGTCAGAAGACATAATTGCAGGCATTAAAAAGAATCCAACAAGTCAAACGGATACAAGCTGTCAGACAGCAGACAATGGGAAAGAATATTATATCTTACAAGACTCATTACAAGAAAGTagacatttatgcagtataccTTCAAGACAAACTCTGCTCGGAAAATTGGAACATTATCTTCACAAAGCCGCCATTAGTAGAATAGCACTCCTGCCTACTGTACATGCCTCATCATTACAGAGTACAGACAGTACCAAAGATGGGGCCATACATGATGATATACCAAGACAGGATGCAGCTAGTTCTGTCCCCATAACAAAAGAAGATAACGATGCTGCTAGTGGTTGGCTAAGACTGAAGGAGGCATACTTTGTCAA TAAAGATGATGGCTTATCTCGTGAGCTATATGAAATGGTCATGATGTTTGTACTAGGTGGTATGTTAGGATTTGTATATGGTGGCTTTCCAGCTTCAAGGTTTGCAAGGCAGAGATACATTCATAATAGTCAAGCATCAGTTTACCACAGCCGACTTGAAGCTACA GGATCATCTTATAATGCTGCATCTCGTGGGATGATACGCTATGGATTCAGATGGGGATGGAGAACAGCCATATTGGCCGGTTGTTATCA TGGTATAAGCACATCGCTTGCAGTGTACAGAGACAGACAGGATATGATCTGTTACACAGTTGCTGGAG TGAGTACAGGTGTATTGTATAGAATCAACCTAGGTCTACGTGGCATGGTTGGTGGTGCATTTGTAGGTGGTTTGCTTGG TATACCATGTGGTGCACTTTTGCTTGGATTCCAACATGTTATGGGAGAGACATTCATAGAAAAACATAGAAGAATAAGGGCAGAACAACAAGCTGAAAAGTTGCAAGAACG CACTCTTCGAATGTCCATCACTCCTAGAATGATGGAAATCATGGAGGAATCTATTCAGAAAAGTGAGCAACTATTACAAGAGAAGAAGCAAGTGGAGCTTACATCAACATCATCTCCATCTACATAG